DNA sequence from the Acidobacteriota bacterium genome:
GCGCAGCCACAACCGCCGCGGCCTGCTGGCGCTGCAGCATCGCTGCCGCGATTTCCGCGGCATAGGCGAGATGGCTGATCCGGGCTTCGATCACGTCGACGCCGGCGGTGGCGAGCCGCTCCTGCACTTCGCCCCGCAGACGCTCCGAAATCTCGGCCGTGTGGTGCGACAGGGAGATCTCCCCCTCCTGGTGCGCGTCGTAGGGGTAACCGGTGGCCATGTTCCGTAGCGCCGCCTCGCTCTGCACCTGAACGTAGTCTTCGTAGTCGTCGACATTGAAGAGAGCCTCGGCGCTGTCCACCACCCGCCAGACGACGACGGCTCCGATCTCGATCGGGTTGCCCGCGTTGTCGTTCACCTTCAGCTTGCCGGTCTCGAAGTTCCGGGTTCGCACCGACACGCGGCGCTTGGTCAGAAACGGGTTCGCCCAGCGAAGGCCGGTGTCGTAGACACTGCCCCGGTAGTCGCCGAACAGTTGCAGCACCTTCGCCTCGTTGGGGTGGACCATGAACAGCCCGAACATGAGGAAGACGAGAACGGGAATGGACACGGCGCAGAAGATGACGACTGGGATGACCTGCCAGATCCCGAAGACGGCGGTCCCCGCAATCGCTAGAAGGATGAGGAGGATGAGCAGGCACAGCATGGTCAGGCCCGACCTGACCGAGAGGCGCTCCTCCCGGTGCTCTACCATCTTGGTCTTCATGAATGGTGACTCCTTAGGTCAAACACGGCCCGAACGGCCGTGAGGATGGTTGATATAAGGATGATATCACTTACATATCATACTGCAAGCTCCTACTCCGGAAGCTTCCCTGCATGACGGAGCAGCGACCAACCCTCTCCATGGACGCCGTCCTGGAGACCGCCACCCGCTTTGAACTCGGCGGCACGCCCACCGCCGCCCACGAGTTGCGGAGCGGCCACATCAACGACTCCTATGTCATCTCGGGGCCCGGCGGGCGGCGGGGACTCCTGCAACGGATCAACGAACACGTCTTCACCGATCCGCGTCGATTGATGGAGAACGTCGAGCGGATCACCCGGCACCTCGCCGGGAAGCTCAGCACCGGGAGGAGGAGGCGCCGGCTGACGCTGATTCCGGCGGACAGCGGTCGAACGTGGATCGAGATCAGGAGCGCTTCCGAAGGAAGTGGCAGGAGAAGGGACGGAAGCGGCGCGGAGGGCTACTGGCGGATGTACGAGCTGATCGAAGACGTGACGACTCAGGTCACCGCGTCGTCAGCCGATCAGGTCTTTCGGGCAGCGCAGGCGTTCGGGCAGTTCCAGGGCATGCTCGCGGACCTTCCCCCGCCACCCCTGTTCGAGACGATCGCTGGCTTCCACGACACCTTGAGCCGCTTCGACGCTCTGGACAGAGTGCTGAGGGACGAGCCGGAAGGCAGACAGGCCGCGACCCGCCACACGCGAGCCGAGGCGGAGATCCGGGCCGCTGCCGCGCATCGGCACCTGGCCGGACGGCTGATCGAGGCCGCGGCCCGTGGCGTCCCCCAGCGAACGGTTCACAACGACTGCAAGATCAGCAACGTCCTCTTCGACCGGCGAAGCGCCGAAGCGCTGTGCGTTGTCGACCTGGATACCGCGATGCCAGGTCTCGCGGCCTTCGATTTCGGGGACATGGCGCGGTCCATGGCTCACCGGGCCGACGAGGATGCCCGCGACCCGAGAGGAATCGAGGTCGACCTCGAGTTGTTCGGAGCGCTGACCGCCGGCTACCTGGACGGGGCCGGCTTCCTGACCGCCGAAGAACGGCGCAGCCTGGTCGATGGCGCTCTGGTGCTGACGCTCGAACAGGCGGTCCGCTTCCTGACCGACCACCTCCAGGACGACATCTACTTCCGCGTCGAGCGGCCAGGCCAGAATCTGGACCGATGCCGGGTCCAGTTCGCCCTGCTCGAGTCGCTCCTCGCGCGCGCAGGAGACCTGCGGAAGATCGTGGGCGGCGGTTAGGAGGTCTGGCGGCTCTCGCTATGGTGAAAAGGCGTCCGTGTCGACGCCTCCGCAGATGCTTCCCTGCTCATTGTGGTAGCTCTCCGAAAGGCCGGTGACCGTGTCCGTGACCGTCAGCGTGTACTCGACGTCTGAGACCCCCCCGTAGAGCAGCCAGAAGCGTCCGTTGAGGGCCCGGCCGTCGAGCACCTTGGCCGCCAACTCGATGTTGGCCTCGTTGAAGAACCAGAAGAAGCCGGTCGCTCCGGTGGTGAGCGACGGCAGAACCGTCGCCGCCTTCCCCGGATCCCCTTCCGGATTCGAAGCGTTGGGATCGACGAAGCGAACCTCCAGTTCGAAGCGATTGTCGAGGACGCAGAGACGGTGGGGGCCCGGTTCGCAGTGGCCGCCACCATGAGCCGGCCGCGTGAGCCGGGCCTCCCCGAAGGACTGCGCCGCGAGCCGAAGGAGGTCGATGCCGGGACGTCCCACCGCGCGG
Encoded proteins:
- a CDS encoding SPFH domain-containing protein, which produces MKTKMVEHREERLSVRSGLTMLCLLILLILLAIAGTAVFGIWQVIPVVIFCAVSIPVLVFLMFGLFMVHPNEAKVLQLFGDYRGSVYDTGLRWANPFLTKRRVSVRTRNFETGKLKVNDNAGNPIEIGAVVVWRVVDSAEALFNVDDYEDYVQVQSEAALRNMATGYPYDAHQEGEISLSHHTAEISERLRGEVQERLATAGVDVIEARISHLAYAAEIAAAMLQRQQAAAVVAARAQIVDGAVGMVEQALHMLSEKNVVHLDDERKAAMVSNLLAVLCSDRHTQPVVNTGTLYP
- a CDS encoding phosphotransferase, with the protein product MTEQRPTLSMDAVLETATRFELGGTPTAAHELRSGHINDSYVISGPGGRRGLLQRINEHVFTDPRRLMENVERITRHLAGKLSTGRRRRRLTLIPADSGRTWIEIRSASEGSGRRRDGSGAEGYWRMYELIEDVTTQVTASSADQVFRAAQAFGQFQGMLADLPPPPLFETIAGFHDTLSRFDALDRVLRDEPEGRQAATRHTRAEAEIRAAAAHRHLAGRLIEAAARGVPQRTVHNDCKISNVLFDRRSAEALCVVDLDTAMPGLAAFDFGDMARSMAHRADEDARDPRGIEVDLELFGALTAGYLDGAGFLTAEERRSLVDGALVLTLEQAVRFLTDHLQDDIYFRVERPGQNLDRCRVQFALLESLLARAGDLRKIVGGG